A window of candidate division KSB1 bacterium contains these coding sequences:
- a CDS encoding SDR family oxidoreductase → MELSGKVALITGASSGIGKATARAFAAAGSRLALLSRSRESLQRVVDEIARHGVESIILPVDLTDAEHCRRAVAQTVDHFGRLDVLVNAAGIIATGSISSTPREAWDLMLRLNLTAVFVMMQEAVPFLKATGGNIVNVSSVTGTRAFPNVLAYCVSKAGVDQLTRCAALDLAPFGVRVNAVNPGVVVTNLHRASGMTGDQYQAFLEHSKTTHPLGRVGTPEEIADAILYLASPRAGWITGVTFNIDGGRQLTCAR, encoded by the coding sequence ATGGAACTGTCGGGCAAGGTTGCATTGATTACCGGCGCCTCCAGCGGCATCGGCAAAGCCACGGCCCGTGCGTTTGCGGCGGCGGGCAGCCGTCTGGCACTGCTCAGCCGCAGCCGGGAGAGTCTGCAGCGTGTGGTCGATGAGATCGCCCGGCACGGGGTGGAAAGCATCATCCTTCCGGTTGACCTCACGGACGCCGAGCACTGCCGCCGCGCCGTCGCGCAGACGGTCGATCATTTTGGCCGCCTCGATGTTTTGGTCAATGCCGCCGGCATCATCGCCACCGGCTCGATCAGCTCCACCCCCAGGGAAGCATGGGATCTGATGCTCCGCCTCAACCTGACCGCGGTGTTTGTCATGATGCAGGAAGCCGTGCCGTTTTTGAAAGCAACCGGGGGCAACATCGTGAATGTGTCGAGCGTGACCGGCACCCGCGCCTTCCCCAACGTGCTGGCTTATTGCGTCAGCAAAGCGGGTGTGGATCAACTCACGCGTTGTGCCGCCCTGGATTTGGCGCCTTTTGGCGTGCGTGTCAACGCCGTCAACCCCGGCGTGGTGGTCACCAATCTCCATCGCGCCAGCGGCATGACGGGGGACCAATATCAGGCGTTTTTGGAGCACAGCAAAACCACCCATCCCCTCGGCCGGGTCGGCACGCCGGAGGAGATTGCCGATGCCATTCTTTATCTCGCCTCCCCGCGTGCGGGCTGGATCACCGGTGTGACGTTCAACATCGATGGCGGCCGGCAGCTCACCTGTGCGCGGTGA
- a CDS encoding T9SS type A sorting domain-containing protein, translating into MRKVILLCSLLLLAGAGRAAAPLDTLRIASYNLLFFPSSQGVARLPYFRTVINALQPDLLLVQELESEQGQLLFLNQVMNFSRPNLYQSAPFVDGFDLDNTLYYKPDRVTLLGTQQIRTSLRNISEYYLQANGVEFRLYSVHLKAGTEVNDERQRANEALTLRTYLNDLPPGENLVVMGDFNLSRSSEPAFLRLTESQADNDGRLFDPLNAVGVWNNNASFAALHTQSTRTTVFGEGSAGGLDDRFDLILVSASVLASDGLYLLPNSYRAFGNDGNHFNRAVNDGPNGVVAASVANALHEASDHLPVYADFVVGTPTAVQQRLHKGLPVLFELEQNFPNPFKPETIIGYRLHRRARVMLKVYDLNGAEVAVLLNETKAPGHYRTRFSARGLKSGVYFCRLTVDGQTQTRKLIFLE; encoded by the coding sequence ATGAGAAAAGTGATTTTGTTGTGCAGTTTGCTTTTGTTGGCCGGCGCCGGCAGAGCGGCGGCGCCACTCGACACGCTCCGTATTGCCAGCTACAATCTGCTCTTTTTCCCGAGCAGTCAGGGCGTCGCCCGGCTGCCCTACTTCCGCACGGTGATCAACGCGTTGCAGCCGGATCTGCTGCTGGTGCAGGAGCTCGAGAGCGAACAGGGCCAGCTTCTTTTTCTCAACCAGGTGATGAATTTTTCCCGGCCCAATTTGTATCAGAGCGCGCCGTTCGTCGACGGCTTCGACCTGGACAACACGCTGTACTACAAACCGGACAGGGTGACCCTGCTGGGCACGCAGCAAATCCGCACGAGCCTGCGCAATATCTCCGAGTACTATCTGCAGGCCAACGGGGTGGAATTCCGGCTGTACTCCGTGCATCTCAAGGCCGGCACCGAGGTCAATGACGAACGCCAGCGCGCCAACGAGGCGCTGACACTGCGCACCTATCTCAACGATCTGCCGCCGGGAGAAAATCTGGTGGTGATGGGAGACTTCAATCTCTCGCGTTCCAGTGAGCCGGCATTTCTGCGTCTCACGGAAAGCCAGGCCGACAACGACGGCCGGCTTTTTGACCCGCTCAATGCGGTCGGGGTGTGGAACAACAATGCGAGTTTTGCCGCCCTGCACACACAATCAACGCGCACCACGGTGTTTGGCGAAGGCAGTGCCGGCGGCCTCGACGACCGCTTCGATTTGATTCTGGTTTCCGCCAGTGTGCTCGCTTCCGATGGTTTGTATCTGCTGCCCAATTCCTATCGTGCCTTCGGCAACGATGGCAATCATTTCAACCGCGCCGTCAATGACGGCCCCAACGGCGTGGTGGCGGCGAGTGTCGCCAACGCACTGCATGAAGCTTCCGATCACCTGCCGGTGTACGCCGACTTCGTGGTGGGCACGCCCACCGCGGTGCAGCAGCGGCTGCACAAAGGTCTGCCGGTGTTGTTTGAGCTCGAGCAGAATTTCCCCAATCCCTTCAAGCCGGAAACGATCATCGGATACCGGCTCCACCGGCGGGCACGCGTGATGTTGAAAGTTTATGATCTCAACGGCGCGGAAGTCGCCGTTTTGCTGAATGAGACCAAGGCCCCCGGGCACTATCGCACCCGCTTCTCCGCGCGCGGCTTGAAGAGTGGCGTGTATTTCTGCCGCCTCACGGTGGATGGACAAACACAAACCCGCAAACTCATCTTTCTGGAGTGA
- a CDS encoding S46 family peptidase, with protein sequence MECRNILKRLAGVLVLAGMLFLPGAARPDEGMWTFDNPPLKQLQERYGFTPTQAWLDHIRLASVRFNDGGSGSFVSPNGLVLTNHHVALGQLQKLSSPENNYVANGFLAMTPAAELKCPDLELNVLISMENVTARVQGAAKPGMTDQQALQARQKEIARIEKESLKAAGLHSEVVSLYQGGEYWLYRYKKYTDVRLVFAPEQQAAFYGGDPDNFTYPRYDLDMTLFRVYENDKPVQSKHYLKWNTTGAAVDELVFVSGHPGSTDRLQTVAQLVRQRDYSYPYRLKMYNRRLALLRRYAAQGPEQERQAMRDIFGIENALKAWTGEYNGLRSKELMAKKEQEENDFRALIAGKPEWQAAYGDAWDMIANAEKKQIEMLPQLRYRDLRFSRLANLAKNLVQYATEIKKKDEERLEGFHDSQLEGLKFRLLSPAPIYPALEEVSLVDALQESHEQLGPDDPFIKTVLGGRTPAEVARELIGGTKLADVAVRKALLEGGESAIKASTDPLIVLMRELDGMMREQNRLYEEQVESVLVAAGEKIGKARFAVYGKSAYPDATFTLRLSYGKVAGYPMNGTKAPAMTTLYGLFDRAYSFNLQPPFNLPKRFFERQDKLDLRTPVNFVTTNDIIGGNSGSPVINKQGELVGLIFDGNIESLVGRYVYSEEANRAVAVHPAYMIEAMRKLYDAGVIADELENAGATSSKTD encoded by the coding sequence ATGGAGTGTCGGAATATTCTGAAGCGGCTCGCCGGCGTGTTGGTGCTGGCCGGCATGCTGTTTCTGCCGGGCGCGGCACGGCCCGATGAGGGGATGTGGACGTTCGACAATCCGCCTCTCAAGCAGCTTCAAGAACGCTATGGCTTCACGCCGACACAGGCGTGGCTGGATCACATCCGGCTGGCGAGTGTTCGCTTCAACGATGGCGGCTCCGGCTCCTTCGTGAGCCCCAATGGTCTGGTGTTGACCAATCACCACGTCGCTCTCGGCCAGTTGCAGAAACTGTCGAGCCCGGAGAACAACTATGTCGCCAACGGTTTTCTGGCAATGACCCCGGCGGCCGAATTGAAATGCCCGGATCTGGAGTTGAATGTTCTGATCTCGATGGAAAACGTTACCGCGCGCGTGCAAGGCGCGGCAAAGCCGGGCATGACCGACCAGCAGGCTTTGCAGGCCCGTCAAAAGGAAATCGCCCGCATCGAAAAGGAAAGCCTGAAGGCAGCCGGTTTGCATTCAGAAGTGGTGTCACTCTACCAGGGCGGCGAATACTGGCTGTACCGCTACAAGAAATACACCGATGTGCGGCTGGTCTTTGCGCCCGAACAGCAGGCGGCATTTTACGGCGGGGATCCCGACAACTTCACTTATCCGCGTTATGATCTCGACATGACGCTCTTTCGCGTCTACGAGAATGACAAGCCGGTGCAAAGCAAGCATTATCTGAAATGGAACACCACAGGCGCGGCGGTTGACGAACTGGTGTTTGTGTCCGGCCATCCCGGCTCCACCGACCGCCTGCAAACGGTGGCGCAACTTGTACGGCAACGCGACTACAGTTATCCGTATCGTTTGAAAATGTACAACCGCCGCCTGGCCCTGCTGCGCCGCTATGCCGCACAAGGTCCGGAGCAGGAGCGCCAGGCCATGCGCGACATTTTCGGGATTGAGAACGCGCTGAAAGCGTGGACCGGCGAGTACAACGGTCTGCGCAGCAAAGAGCTGATGGCCAAAAAGGAGCAGGAAGAGAATGATTTCCGCGCCCTGATCGCCGGCAAGCCGGAGTGGCAGGCGGCCTATGGCGACGCCTGGGACATGATTGCCAATGCGGAAAAGAAACAAATCGAAATGCTGCCGCAGCTCCGCTATCGCGATTTGCGCTTCTCACGGCTGGCAAACCTGGCCAAAAATCTCGTGCAGTATGCCACCGAGATTAAAAAGAAGGACGAAGAGCGCCTCGAGGGTTTTCATGACTCCCAGCTCGAAGGTTTGAAGTTCCGGTTGCTCTCGCCGGCGCCGATTTATCCGGCGTTGGAGGAAGTTTCCCTCGTGGATGCCCTGCAGGAATCGCATGAGCAGCTTGGCCCGGATGATCCCTTCATCAAAACCGTGCTCGGGGGGCGCACGCCGGCGGAAGTGGCCCGGGAACTCATCGGCGGCACCAAGCTCGCCGATGTGGCGGTGCGCAAGGCCCTGCTCGAAGGCGGTGAAAGTGCGATCAAAGCTTCGACCGATCCGCTCATTGTCCTGATGCGCGAGCTGGACGGGATGATGCGCGAACAGAACCGCCTCTATGAAGAGCAGGTGGAGAGCGTGCTGGTGGCCGCCGGTGAAAAGATCGGCAAGGCGCGCTTTGCCGTTTATGGCAAATCTGCCTATCCCGATGCCACATTCACCCTGCGGCTTTCCTACGGCAAAGTGGCGGGCTATCCGATGAACGGCACCAAGGCGCCGGCCATGACGACGCTCTACGGCCTGTTCGACCGCGCCTACAGCTTCAACCTGCAGCCGCCCTTCAACCTGCCCAAGCGCTTTTTCGAACGCCAGGACAAACTCGATCTGCGCACGCCGGTGAATTTCGTCACCACCAATGACATCATTGGCGGCAACTCCGGCTCACCGGTGATCAACAAGCAGGGCGAGTTGGTGGGTTTGATCTTCGACGGCAACATCGAGAGCCTGGTCGGCCGTTATGTCTACAGCGAGGAAGCCAACCGCGCCGTGGCGGTGCATCCCGCCTACATGATCGAAGCGATGCGCAAACTTTATGATGCCGGTGTGATCGCCGACGAGTTGGAAAACGCGGGCGCAACGTCCTCGAAAACAGATTGA
- a CDS encoding sodium:solute symporter, translating to MSALFWDVAIIVFYFITITSLGLYMGRREESMEDFALGGRKIPWWAVLASIIAAETSAATFLGVPAEGYRQQSAIYVQLMLGTVVARVIIAYLFIRPYYHYRVYTVYEFLEKRFGVRSRVAGSIIFLITRVLASGVRVYIAAVVLVIAWKFLTGASPTFEQYVLAIIVMTLITTLYTMLGGIKAVIWTDLIQAGIMFGGALLSLYIIVALTPGGWEGIKAGTDNFANFRIFDTGVHGATTLSQTVRNILSQEYTIWAAFTGYIFLVMATHGTDQDMVQRMLTATDYQRSRFSLILSGVADIPIALAFVTIGIFLYAYFRLVPDPNLPAAHNEIFAYFIINKMPPGLRGLIIAGVFATAMGSLSAALNALATSFVKDFYAPYFRKNADDRHYVSAARLFTFIFALLMILVAGLAAYSVLHDPTLTIIPIALGIIGYTYGSLLGVFLIGMLTRRRGNDRGNLLAMLCGFLTVFGLSGLANRVLGWLGLAPLPVPQIAFTWYIMFGSIVTFLVGLWFRTPPDKVTTP from the coding sequence ATGAGCGCACTCTTCTGGGATGTCGCGATTATCGTCTTCTACTTCATCACCATTACCAGTCTCGGTTTGTACATGGGGCGGCGCGAAGAAAGCATGGAGGACTTCGCGCTGGGCGGGCGCAAGATTCCCTGGTGGGCGGTGCTGGCATCCATCATCGCGGCGGAAACCAGCGCCGCCACCTTTCTCGGGGTGCCGGCGGAGGGCTACCGCCAGCAGAGCGCCATCTACGTGCAATTAATGCTGGGCACCGTGGTGGCGCGGGTGATCATCGCCTATCTCTTCATCAGACCCTACTATCATTACCGCGTTTACACCGTTTATGAATTCCTGGAAAAGCGCTTCGGCGTGCGGTCGCGCGTGGCCGGCAGCATCATCTTCCTGATCACCCGTGTGCTGGCCAGCGGCGTGCGGGTTTACATTGCCGCGGTGGTGCTGGTGATCGCCTGGAAATTTCTCACCGGCGCCTCCCCCACCTTCGAGCAGTATGTGCTCGCGATCATCGTGATGACCCTGATCACCACGCTCTACACCATGCTGGGCGGCATCAAAGCGGTGATCTGGACTGATTTGATTCAGGCCGGCATCATGTTCGGCGGCGCCCTGCTCTCGCTTTATATCATTGTTGCGCTCACGCCCGGCGGCTGGGAGGGCATCAAGGCCGGTACCGACAATTTTGCCAACTTCCGCATCTTTGACACGGGCGTGCACGGCGCCACCACGCTGTCGCAGACCGTGCGCAACATCCTGAGCCAGGAATACACCATTTGGGCGGCATTCACCGGTTATATTTTTCTGGTGATGGCCACGCATGGCACCGACCAGGACATGGTGCAGCGCATGCTCACCGCCACTGATTACCAGCGCAGCCGCTTCTCCCTCATCCTCTCCGGCGTGGCCGATATTCCCATCGCTCTGGCGTTTGTCACGATCGGGATCTTTCTATATGCCTATTTTCGCCTTGTCCCAGATCCCAACCTGCCGGCGGCACACAACGAAATTTTCGCCTACTTCATCATCAACAAAATGCCGCCGGGGCTGCGCGGCTTGATCATCGCCGGTGTCTTTGCCACCGCCATGGGGTCGTTGAGTGCCGCGCTCAATGCTCTCGCCACCAGCTTCGTGAAGGATTTTTACGCCCCCTATTTCAGGAAAAATGCCGATGACCGTCATTATGTCTCCGCCGCCCGCCTCTTCACCTTCATTTTTGCGCTTTTGATGATCCTGGTCGCCGGCCTCGCCGCCTACTCGGTGTTGCACGATCCCACGCTCACCATTATTCCGATTGCGCTGGGCATCATCGGCTACACCTACGGCTCGCTGCTCGGCGTTTTCCTGATCGGCATGCTGACCCGCCGCCGCGGCAACGATCGCGGCAATCTGCTCGCCATGCTTTGCGGCTTCCTCACCGTCTTTGGACTCAGCGGACTGGCAAACAGGGTGCTGGGCTGGCTGGGGCTGGCCCCGCTGCCGGTGCCACAGATTGCCTTCACCTGGTATATCATGTTCGGCAGTATCGTGACGTTTCTCGTTGGGCTCTGGTTTCGAACGCCTCCGGACAAAGTGACCACGCCATGA
- a CDS encoding MFS transporter yields MPLFKNKQELGWCFYDWGNSAFATTVMAGFFPVFFKEYWSQGVAVTESTAKLGLANSISGLVVALLAPVLGAIADRGSRKKKFLMLFAYLGALSTSALFFVARGQWPQAALIYVMGTIGFSGGNIFYDALLPGIVDDKKIDFVSALGYAMGYLGGGLLFALNVWMTLSPATFGLADAGEAVRVSFITAGVWWGVFTLPIMLFVPETQSATAHSLRQAVREGGRQLAHTFRKIRHLKTIGLFLAAYWLYIDGVDTIVRMAVDYGLSIGFEAKDLIVALLITQFVGFPSAIVYGRLGERIGAKRAIYLAIVVYLLVVLWAVRMSDKIEFYALAIVIGLVQGGIQALSRSLYSRLIPHDQTAEFYGFYNLLGKFAVIFGPILIGVTGMISDSPRTGIASIAVLFVLGGLLLSFVDEKQGAAEVKHLRLTGGRPG; encoded by the coding sequence ATGCCGCTCTTCAAAAACAAACAAGAACTGGGTTGGTGTTTTTACGACTGGGGTAATTCCGCCTTCGCCACCACGGTGATGGCGGGTTTCTTTCCCGTCTTTTTCAAAGAATACTGGAGCCAGGGCGTGGCGGTTACAGAGAGCACCGCCAAGCTGGGCCTTGCCAATTCCATATCCGGTTTGGTGGTGGCGCTGCTGGCGCCGGTGCTCGGCGCGATTGCCGACCGCGGCAGCCGCAAGAAAAAATTTCTGATGCTCTTCGCCTATCTCGGCGCCTTGTCGACCAGCGCGCTGTTTTTCGTCGCTCGCGGCCAGTGGCCGCAGGCGGCGTTGATCTACGTGATGGGAACCATCGGCTTCTCCGGCGGCAACATTTTTTATGACGCGCTGCTGCCCGGCATTGTGGATGACAAGAAGATCGACTTCGTCTCGGCGCTGGGCTATGCCATGGGCTACCTGGGCGGCGGCCTGCTCTTCGCCCTCAACGTGTGGATGACGCTCAGCCCGGCGACCTTTGGCCTGGCAGATGCCGGCGAAGCCGTGCGCGTCTCATTCATTACCGCGGGCGTATGGTGGGGCGTCTTCACGTTGCCGATCATGCTGTTCGTGCCGGAAACACAGTCCGCCACCGCGCACAGCCTGCGCCAGGCGGTGCGCGAAGGCGGCCGCCAACTGGCGCACACCTTTCGCAAAATCCGCCATCTCAAAACCATCGGCCTCTTCCTGGCCGCCTACTGGCTTTACATCGACGGCGTCGATACCATCGTCCGCATGGCGGTGGATTACGGCCTGTCCATCGGCTTCGAAGCCAAAGACCTGATCGTTGCCTTGCTGATCACACAATTCGTCGGTTTTCCCAGTGCCATTGTGTATGGCAGGCTGGGCGAACGCATCGGCGCCAAGCGCGCGATCTACCTCGCGATCGTCGTTTACTTGCTCGTTGTTCTGTGGGCGGTGCGGATGAGTGACAAAATCGAGTTCTACGCCCTCGCCATCGTGATCGGGCTGGTGCAGGGCGGCATTCAGGCGCTGAGCCGCTCACTTTATTCGCGCCTGATTCCGCATGATCAGACCGCGGAATTCTACGGCTTCTACAATCTGCTCGGCAAATTCGCGGTGATCTTTGGCCCGATTCTCATCGGCGTGACCGGCATGATCTCCGACAGCCCGCGCACGGGCATCGCCTCGATCGCCGTGCTGTTCGTGCTCGGCGGCCTGCTGCTCTCCTTTGTCGATGAAAAGCAGGGCGCCGCGGAGGTGAAACATTTGCGCCTGACTGGCGGGCGCCCGGGCTGA
- a CDS encoding MBL fold metallo-hydrolase produces the protein MSNFIKFLGTAGARFVMIEQLRSSAGTILSLDGQTILLDPGPGTLSRCASSRPKIAGHALDAVLLSHRHIDHSTDVNVMLEAMSHGGRQKRGLLFAPADCLEGDDPVVLRYVRDYITGITRLQPFTRYELGGLCFHTRGRHRHGVETYGFVFESRAGRLAFLIDTEFFPDLMEWYAGARVLVLNVVLLKQREENLIQHLCLDDARRLISAIRPETAILTHFGMSMVRARPWLLAEQLTQETGVPVLAARDGMSYTLDDM, from the coding sequence ATGTCAAATTTCATCAAGTTTCTCGGGACCGCCGGCGCGCGCTTCGTCATGATTGAACAACTGCGCTCCTCCGCGGGCACCATTCTGAGTCTGGATGGCCAAACCATTTTGCTGGATCCCGGGCCGGGCACGCTCAGCCGTTGCGCCAGCAGCCGGCCCAAAATCGCCGGCCACGCGCTCGATGCCGTTCTGCTAAGCCACCGCCACATCGATCATTCCACCGACGTCAATGTCATGCTGGAGGCCATGTCCCACGGCGGCCGGCAGAAACGCGGCCTGCTCTTCGCGCCGGCGGACTGCCTGGAGGGTGACGACCCGGTGGTGTTGCGTTATGTGCGTGATTACATCACCGGCATCACGCGGCTGCAACCCTTCACCCGCTATGAGCTCGGCGGCCTGTGCTTTCACACCCGCGGCCGGCACCGCCACGGCGTGGAGACTTATGGCTTCGTCTTCGAGAGCCGGGCGGGCCGCCTCGCGTTCTTGATCGACACAGAATTTTTTCCCGACCTGATGGAATGGTACGCCGGCGCGCGGGTGCTGGTGTTGAATGTCGTGCTGCTCAAACAGCGTGAGGAAAACTTGATCCAACACCTGTGCCTGGATGATGCCCGCCGCCTGATCTCGGCCATCAGGCCGGAGACGGCGATTTTGACTCACTTCGGCATGTCGATGGTGCGCGCCAGGCCGTGGCTGCTGGCCGAACAGCTCACGCAGGAAACCGGTGTGCCCGTGCTCGCGGCGCGCGATGGGATGTCATACACACTGGATGACATGTAA
- a CDS encoding glycoside hydrolase family 31 protein has protein sequence MKPRFTLVMLASLLLGERVMSQYQFLGNLTAIDFHEQGAVLRCGEDLVRLAFLAPDLARVTLAPHGRWQSGPDYALAKTDWPGTTFTVAETATHVVLKTAALEVRIRRSPCRLAFYDAAGNLLNQDDEAFGLAWEGREVAVFKTLLPGERFYGLGEKTGGLDRRGSEWQMWNSDIPAYSDRTDPLYQSHPFFIGVRESRCYGIFFNNTHRSFFNLGAGNHRLYSFRAEGGALDYFFFAGATMKDILRRYSELVGRMPLPPLWALGYQQCRWSYFPESEVRQLARIFREKKIPADVLYLDIHHMDGYRCFTFDPQRFPDPRKLLADLRAQGFKVVTIVDPGIKVDPGYSVYDSGVQGDHFIKFPDGQRYIGDVWPGPSHFTNYTKPESRAWWGDLHKDFLDMGVAGIWNDMNEPAVWGREAPLLVEFDEEGRKVSIKKIHNVFGHLMAQATYEGLRRWRPQERPFILTRAGFAGTQRYAASWTGDNVATFEHLEIGIRICQSMSLSGIPFVGTDVGGFAETPTPELFVRWMQVGAFTPFFRTHTQINSPDQEPWSFGEWAEEVNRKYIELRYRLLPYTYTAFYQAAVEGMPIMRPLFLEFPQEAETYEGQNHTTYLWGNDLLVAPVTRAGERIRKVYLPAGTWYDFWENKTHAGGGYVYVDAPVEKLPLFVRAGAVIPMGEVLQYVGEKPLTQIDLHVYPGAERTSMLYEDDGHSFAYAGGEMSLTSFKVSTRAKNVTLAIAGREGRYVPPARDYRVIVHGQRRAPQRVSLDGRKLAEVSFAAEAGTVTVRLRDDGKAHTLGFDF, from the coding sequence ATGAAGCCCCGCTTCACCTTGGTGATGTTGGCGAGTCTGCTGCTGGGAGAAAGGGTGATGAGCCAGTACCAATTCCTGGGCAATCTCACCGCCATCGATTTTCACGAGCAGGGTGCGGTGTTGCGCTGCGGCGAGGATCTGGTGCGTCTCGCATTTCTCGCGCCGGATTTGGCACGTGTCACGCTGGCGCCGCACGGCCGCTGGCAGAGCGGGCCGGATTATGCCCTCGCCAAAACCGACTGGCCGGGCACAACCTTCACGGTTGCGGAGACTGCCACCCACGTCGTGCTCAAGACCGCCGCGCTCGAGGTTCGCATCCGGCGGTCGCCCTGCCGCCTGGCGTTTTATGATGCCGCCGGCAATCTCCTGAACCAGGACGACGAGGCGTTTGGTCTCGCCTGGGAGGGCAGGGAAGTCGCCGTGTTCAAAACCCTGCTGCCGGGTGAGCGCTTTTACGGATTGGGTGAGAAAACCGGCGGCCTCGACCGGCGCGGCAGTGAATGGCAGATGTGGAATTCGGACATCCCCGCCTACAGTGACCGCACGGATCCGCTGTATCAGTCCCATCCCTTCTTCATCGGTGTGCGCGAAAGCCGCTGCTACGGGATTTTCTTCAACAATACCCATCGCAGTTTTTTCAATCTGGGGGCCGGCAATCACCGTCTCTATTCGTTTCGTGCCGAGGGCGGGGCGCTGGATTATTTTTTCTTTGCCGGCGCGACGATGAAGGATATTCTCCGCCGCTATTCCGAGCTGGTGGGCCGCATGCCGCTGCCGCCGCTGTGGGCGCTGGGCTACCAGCAATGCCGCTGGAGCTATTTCCCCGAAAGCGAAGTGCGGCAACTGGCACGCATCTTTCGCGAGAAAAAAATCCCGGCTGATGTCCTCTATCTCGACATTCACCACATGGACGGCTATCGCTGCTTCACTTTCGATCCCCAACGCTTTCCGGACCCGCGAAAATTGCTGGCTGATTTGCGTGCGCAGGGCTTCAAGGTGGTGACGATTGTTGATCCCGGCATCAAGGTCGATCCCGGCTATTCGGTCTATGACAGCGGTGTGCAGGGCGATCATTTCATCAAGTTCCCCGACGGCCAGCGCTATATCGGCGATGTCTGGCCCGGCCCCAGCCATTTCACCAACTACACCAAGCCCGAGTCGCGCGCCTGGTGGGGTGATCTCCACAAAGATTTCCTCGACATGGGGGTTGCCGGTATTTGGAACGACATGAACGAGCCGGCGGTGTGGGGCCGCGAGGCGCCCCTGCTGGTGGAGTTCGACGAGGAGGGCCGCAAAGTCTCAATCAAAAAGATTCACAATGTCTTTGGCCATCTCATGGCACAGGCCACTTATGAAGGCTTGCGGCGGTGGCGGCCGCAGGAACGGCCCTTTATTTTGACACGCGCCGGCTTTGCCGGCACGCAGCGCTATGCCGCAAGCTGGACCGGCGACAATGTTGCCACTTTCGAGCATCTGGAGATCGGCATCCGCATATGCCAGTCCATGAGCCTGAGCGGCATTCCATTTGTCGGAACAGACGTCGGCGGTTTTGCGGAAACACCCACGCCCGAGCTGTTTGTGCGCTGGATGCAAGTCGGCGCCTTCACACCGTTTTTCCGCACACACACCCAGATCAATTCTCCCGATCAGGAGCCGTGGAGTTTTGGAGAATGGGCGGAAGAAGTGAATCGCAAGTACATCGAGCTGCGCTACCGCCTGCTGCCCTACACCTACACGGCGTTTTATCAGGCGGCAGTCGAAGGCATGCCCATCATGCGGCCCCTGTTCCTGGAGTTTCCACAGGAGGCCGAGACCTATGAGGGCCAGAATCATACGACATATCTGTGGGGCAACGACCTGCTGGTGGCGCCGGTGACGCGTGCGGGCGAGCGCATTCGCAAAGTCTACCTGCCGGCGGGCACATGGTATGATTTCTGGGAGAACAAGACCCATGCAGGCGGAGGCTACGTCTATGTCGACGCGCCGGTGGAAAAACTGCCGCTGTTCGTGCGCGCCGGCGCGGTGATCCCGATGGGCGAGGTGCTGCAATATGTCGGAGAGAAGCCGCTGACGCAAATCGATCTGCACGTCTATCCCGGCGCAGAGAGAACCTCGATGCTGTATGAAGATGATGGCCACTCCTTTGCCTATGCCGGGGGCGAGATGAGCCTGACTTCCTTCAAAGTCTCGACCCGGGCAAAAAATGTCACGCTCGCCATCGCGGGCCGGGAGGGCAGGTATGTGCCGCCGGCGCGTGATTACCGCGTTATCGTGCACGGCCAGCGCCGCGCACCGCAAAGGGTGAGCCTTGACGGCAGGAAACTGGCGGAGGTCAGCTTCGCAGCCGAAGCCGGCACGGTCACGGTTCGGCTGCGCGATGACGGCAAAGCACACACGCTGGGTTTCGATTTCTAA
- a CDS encoding metallophosphoesterase — protein MQHLRIAHPAFADVLSGKKIVQLSDLHFHQHSAHTAQAVLSRLREIQPDMILLTGDYVRWYGSQDDYEHALSFLGQLQAPLGVYAVMGDADYSFSRASCLFCHRRDSADPPVAHRVIFLRDCFVDLAIGGRWLRLAGLDCWPPLRPNLALVDSLLASEHPTILLSHTSLAYARVPASAHALVLSGDTHGGQIRLPGLLWRITGRKPDPDHLRGFFQEGNKMLYVTSGIGTTDIPIRLGVPPEIVVFEFERKD, from the coding sequence GTGCAGCATCTTCGCATTGCCCATCCCGCTTTTGCCGACGTGCTGTCCGGCAAAAAGATTGTTCAACTCAGTGATCTGCATTTCCACCAGCACAGCGCACACACCGCGCAAGCTGTCCTCTCCCGGCTGCGGGAAATTCAGCCGGACATGATTCTGCTGACCGGCGACTACGTGCGATGGTATGGCAGTCAGGATGATTATGAGCATGCGCTTTCGTTTCTCGGGCAATTGCAGGCGCCGCTCGGGGTTTATGCCGTGATGGGCGATGCCGACTACTCGTTCTCACGCGCGAGCTGCCTTTTTTGCCATCGCCGGGATTCCGCCGATCCGCCGGTTGCACACCGGGTCATATTTTTGCGCGATTGCTTTGTCGATCTCGCCATTGGCGGCCGGTGGTTGCGACTGGCGGGATTGGATTGCTGGCCACCGCTGCGGCCCAACCTCGCGCTGGTTGACTCCCTGCTCGCCAGCGAGCATCCAACGATTTTGCTGTCACACACCTCGCTGGCCTATGCCCGCGTGCCTGCATCCGCGCACGCGCTGGTGCTGAGCGGCGACACCCACGGCGGACAGATTCGTCTGCCGGGCCTCCTTTGGCGGATCACTGGACGCAAGCCCGATCCGGATCACCTCCGCGGCTTTTTTCAAGAGGGGAATAAAATGCTGTATGTCACCAGCGGCATAGGTACAACGGATATCCCCATTCGCCTGGGCGTGCCGCCGGAAATTGTGGTCTTCGAATTTGAAAGGAAGGATTAA